In the Planctomycetaceae bacterium genome, one interval contains:
- a CDS encoding Gfo/Idh/MocA family oxidoreductase, giving the protein MVKLAMIGAGGYAFNLIKWIWEIPDAISLVAVSSNPSRHSPGRAACLEKGIPVYDDTDKLLAGIKGKADVVYVPTPINTHFSLTKKCIDASYVDRQVLCLPDSRF; this is encoded by the coding sequence ATGGTCAAACTGGCGATGATTGGCGCAGGGGGCTACGCATTTAATCTGATTAAATGGATATGGGAAATTCCCGATGCAATCAGCCTTGTCGCCGTCAGCAGCAATCCTTCAAGGCACTCTCCCGGCAGGGCAGCATGTTTGGAAAAAGGCATTCCCGTTTACGATGACACCGATAAACTCTTGGCCGGCATCAAAGGCAAAGCCGATGTCGTTTATGTGCCCACGCCGATTAATACTCATTTCAGTCTTACGAAAAAATGTATCGATGCGAGCTATGTTGACAGGCAGGTTTTATGCTTGCCGGACTCACGATTTTAG
- a CDS encoding bifunctional 4-hydroxy-2-oxoglutarate aldolase/2-dehydro-3-deoxy-phosphogluconate aldolase produces MARHSRLDVLTAMKKIGLIPVFYHNDFETVKNIVTACADGGAKCIEFTNRGDRAINTFTKLAEYRDAERKDIILGVGSICDAPTAAMYISAGADFIVGPCFDEDTAKMCNCRKIPYSPGCGTVTEIQRAHTFGVEIVKIFPGETIGGPDFVKAVKGPCPWTEIMPTGGVSPTKESLTEWFKAGIVCAGMGSKLITKELIAAKDWTGIAKKVKETIDMINQIRGGK; encoded by the coding sequence GTGGCAAGGCATTCAAGACTTGACGTTTTAACAGCCATGAAGAAAATTGGTTTGATTCCGGTTTTTTATCACAATGATTTTGAAACCGTGAAAAATATCGTAACGGCCTGTGCAGATGGCGGCGCGAAGTGCATTGAGTTTACCAACCGCGGCGACAGAGCGATAAACACATTCACAAAATTAGCCGAATATAGAGACGCCGAACGCAAAGATATTATTTTGGGCGTCGGCTCAATTTGTGATGCTCCGACAGCCGCGATGTACATTTCCGCAGGCGCCGATTTTATTGTCGGCCCGTGTTTTGATGAAGACACCGCAAAAATGTGCAACTGCCGAAAAATTCCGTATTCGCCCGGCTGTGGAACAGTAACGGAAATTCAAAGAGCGCATACTTTCGGCGTTGAAATCGTAAAAATCTTCCCCGGCGAAACAATCGGCGGCCCTGATTTTGTAAAGGCTGTAAAAGGCCCGTGCCCATGGACGGAAATTATGCCGACCGGCGGTGTTTCACCGACAAAGGAAAGTCTGACCGAATGGTTCAAGGCCGGCATCGTTTGCGCTGGTATGGGCTCGAAACTGATTACAAAAGAATTGATTGCCGCAAAAGACTGGACTGGAATTGCGAAGAAAGTAAAAGAGACGATTGATATGATTAATCAAATCAGAGGAGGCAAATAG
- a CDS encoding sugar kinase, whose amino-acid sequence MSALDIKPAANCRYDILSLGEVMIRLDPGDNRIHTTREFKVWEGGGEYNVARGLRRCFNKRAAIVTAIPDNPVGRLLEDLMLQGGVNMTYVKWVPFDGIGRDVRVGLNFTERGFGVRAAKGCSDRGHSAASNLKKGDIDWEEIFGKAGVRWFHTGGIFAALSETTADVIIEAVTTAKKYGTIVSYDLNYRPSLWKSIGGQKKAQEVNRKLAPYIDVMMGNEEDFTACLGLEVPGMDKHLSKLDPSNFKKMILEAVKQFPNFKAVATTLRNAKTASVNDWGAILYSDGNFYEATLRENLEIYDRVGGGDSFASGLIYGLMEGKTGQQAVEYGAAHGALAMTTPGDTTTVSLSDVEKIMAGGTARVDR is encoded by the coding sequence ATGTCAGCTTTGGATATTAAACCCGCAGCGAATTGCAGATACGATATTCTTTCGCTCGGCGAAGTAATGATTCGTCTCGACCCCGGCGATAACAGAATTCACACAACAAGAGAATTTAAAGTCTGGGAAGGTGGCGGCGAATATAACGTTGCAAGAGGTCTTCGCAGATGTTTCAATAAACGCGCCGCGATTGTTACCGCGATACCGGATAATCCTGTTGGCAGATTGCTTGAGGATTTGATGCTGCAGGGCGGCGTTAATATGACGTATGTTAAATGGGTGCCGTTTGACGGTATCGGCAGAGATGTTCGTGTCGGCCTGAATTTTACCGAACGCGGTTTCGGCGTAAGAGCCGCCAAAGGTTGCAGCGACAGAGGCCATTCGGCTGCTTCAAATTTGAAGAAGGGCGATATCGATTGGGAAGAAATCTTCGGCAAAGCGGGTGTGCGATGGTTCCACACAGGCGGAATTTTCGCCGCGCTTTCCGAAACGACAGCGGATGTGATAATAGAAGCTGTTACGACAGCGAAAAAATATGGCACGATAGTTTCGTATGATTTGAATTACAGGCCGAGCTTATGGAAATCTATCGGCGGCCAGAAAAAGGCGCAGGAAGTAAATCGCAAACTCGCTCCATACATCGATGTAATGATGGGCAACGAGGAAGATTTTACAGCATGTCTTGGTTTGGAAGTTCCGGGAATGGACAAACATCTTTCAAAACTTGATCCGTCAAATTTCAAAAAGATGATTCTCGAAGCGGTAAAACAATTCCCGAATTTCAAAGCCGTTGCCACAACGCTGCGAAACGCAAAAACCGCAAGCGTTAATGACTGGGGCGCAATACTTTATTCAGACGGCAATTTCTATGAAGCGACACTCCGCGAAAATCTGGAGATTTACGACCGTGTCGGCGGCGGCGACAGTTTCGCATCAGGATTAATTTACGGCCTGATGGAAGGCAAAACTGGTCAGCAGGCAGTTGAATACGGCGCAGCTCACGGTGCGCTGGCTATGACAACGCCCGGCGACACAACGACGGTTAGCCTGTCCGATGTCGAAAAAATTATGGCCGGCGGCACTGCGCGTGTGGATAGATAG